The Thermodesulfatator atlanticus DSM 21156 genome contains the following window.
CATGCGGCTATAAATTTGCCACTTTTTTGGTGGCCTATGGTGTCATCCGGTTTTTCATAGAGTTTTTCCGTGAGCCAGACGCTGGGGTGCCGCTTTTATTTGGCTGGATGACAAGAGGCCAGCAGTTTTGTTTTGCCATGGTTGTGGTAGGGATTGCCCTTTTTCTCATAAAGAAAAGAAAAGCTCCCTGCCAGCCCTATCGGTATAGATAGAGGATGTAAACGATGTAGCACCCAAGTAGGATAGCTCCTTCTTTTCTGGTTACGTCTTTGCCTATAAAGAGCATGGCCCAGGCCAAAAAGAAAAAGCCCATCATCACGCTTAAGTCAAAAGTCACCTCGTGATGAGAAAAGGTAAAGGGTTTTATCAGAGAGGTGCAACCGAGTATTGCTAAAACATTCATAATGTTTGAACCAATAACATTGCCAAGGATAATGTCCCCAGCGCGCCGATAGGCAGCCACTAAAGTTGAAAAAAGTTCAGGAAGGCTTGTCCCCACTGCCACCATGGTAAGGCCGATAACCCTTTCAGAGATACCAAATTTCCGCGCAATACCAACAGCACCTTCTACCAAAAACTCTGCTCCCTGAGAAAGAAGCGCTACTCCTACGGCCACCCCAGCGATGTAGAGCAAAACTTTTTTCACTTCGGGTTTTTCGTTTTCTGGAGAAGGGGCAGCTACGCTTCCTGAGCGCTTAAGTAAAAAAAC
Protein-coding sequences here:
- a CDS encoding calcium/sodium antiporter — encoded protein: MKEFIYLVLGIILLYGGGEALVNSATRLALLLRVSPLVIGLTLVAFGTSAPELAATLVASFKGIGDVAFGNVVGSNIANLGLVLGLVAIIRPLKTSFRFVTQEVPFMLFTGILLYIFAYDGKLTRLEGLFLLIFLAVFLVFLLKRSGSVAAPSPENEKPEVKKVLLYIAGVAVGVALLSQGAEFLVEGAVGIARKFGISERVIGLTMVAVGTSLPELFSTLVAAYRRAGDIILGNVIGSNIMNVLAILGCTSLIKPFTFSHHEVTFDLSVMMGFFFLAWAMLFIGKDVTRKEGAILLGCYIVYILYLYR